GTGGAGGCCCACGTGTTGGTACTCGCGGTCCAGGTTCGCGGGATCAAAACCGTGCACCACGCATCGATCACCAGGAGATCGACGCTTGGGATCCAGTATCTTCTTGCAATGCCAATGATCTCAATAAACCGGAAGAATCTTCTGCATTCGCCGACACCTGGGGAGACTGGGACAACGAGGAGTACACGGGCTCCTTATCGGATACCAAAGTTTTTACTCCGAGTTCGCAGGCAGCCGGAGCGCCGCAAAcgttgcagcagcagcagccgccgCAACCGGGGGCATCTACACTGTCGTCACAATCTCAGCCGTCGTCGCAGTCGCAGCAACAGGTGCAGCCTCAGCCATCACAACCTGTGGTGACCCCGGCGTCCGGTTCAACTTCGGTGACGAGTACGTATTTCATTTTACAGAACATTCTCATTGACGATACATTTATTAACCTTAAAACCACATTGAAATAGTTGAAATAATAAGTCTTTTACAATACAGCGAAGTAAATTTTAACAACCCATGTTTTGATTCACTCGTAGATCCAACTGAGCTATCCGCTCCGCCGGGTTTGGAACAGCAGATTCTGAATCCACCCCAGCCTAAAGAGACTGATCTGGTGCAACAGTACAGCACCACCGTGGTTTCCAGCACGGCAACAGCTGCAGCGGCCGCTAGCAATACGGTTCAGTATGCTGATCTCCACTCGGCACCCAGTGTAGCTACGCAACATTTGCGTCAGGCATTGGACATGCCGCAAATCAACTCTTCGTCGTCGCTCTCCGCTGAGCAATCACAGTATTTCAATACATTATCTTCTCAGAATTCCAATCTCCAAACGAGTGGCGTCAACTCGTACCAACCGAGCTCTGTGCAATATCCTACTACGTATGGGTCGAGCAACAGCTTCACTGATCCGGTTACATCTTCCCAGCAGGCTCCGGCTGTGCGACGACAACGGGCCAGGGTGCCACCACCTTCCAAGATACCGTCCAGTGCTGTGGAAATGCCGGGAGATAACTTGAACAGCATAGGTTTCCTGGATGTGCAGTTTGGCGGTTTGGACTTTGGTACGGATGACACCTTAGATACTGTCTTGGTGACAGATAAGTTCAATGCCAATAGTCTGGAACAGAACTCGTCGGCGTCCGTACAACCTGCTTCGGTAGTGCAACCGACTCAACCAGAAGTTAGCGATTTCCAGAGCAAATCCAGCGTGGTGAACAACCTGCAACCTAAACCTAATCTCAGTACTAGTTTGCAAAGCTCGCAGATTCTGCCCGGGCCTGCCGATTCCCTTTCGGCGACGCAGAGCGATAGCCTTTCGAATAGCTATTCTCAGCGCAGCAGCTCTACCGTGGTTCCTTCCTCAGTTAGCACTGGTGTTAATGTGAATTCGATTAACAGTACATCGTCAAGTAAGTGTTGCCAAAGATGAATAGCTTACCACTATTACTAATCTACTGTATTTCCTATGTCTATCCCTTTAAAGCACTGGAGCAACTGACAAAGACTGATCCCTATAGTCAGTCCACTGGGGCTAATGCTGGTCCTGGTGGATACCAGAACGTGTCGTATTCAACATCATCGCAGGCGAATAAAACTTCTTATCCATCGTCGGCTGCGCCGCAAGGATATAACAACTCTAACTACTCTAGTTCACAGGTAGGTCTTATTACCTTTTAGACAAATCTTTTACGCCTGGATTATAACATTTTTCCTAACAAATTTATGATGATAAATCAAACGAGCTCCTTTATTCTGTTTGGTTTCATACTTGTGAGGCTAGAACAACCTATCCGTAGCAGTAAAAGGCAGTTGTTTAATAACTGCTTTGCCCGAAATACGAATGACAGTGAACCCAAAAGGGCCTAGAAACTCGAAATTTTAGAGAACTTATGAAACGTtgctttttctttattttctctcAACAGGTGTCCACCAACACGTACCCAGCAGCAACTAACAACTATAGTTCATATAATCAAAGTGGAGTCAATTCCTTCCAGCAGCCGAGCAGTAACGTGTCCAACACTGTTGTGCCCAACAATAATTCTACCAGCTCGGTCGGAGTGTCGACGGTGAACCAGTCCAATCCGAACCTACCGGTGAATAACAACAACGTTAGTAACAACAGGTACGGTCAATTTACTTTAATAGGAAGGTCTCAGAAGATGATTCCGATTTTTGTCTGCCCTTTCACACTTCGAATGTAGTTCGAATACCAACACGGGTTATCTATCCAGTCAGTACCCCGTGAGTCAGACCTCGTCGGCCTTCCCTTCGCAGCAGAGCTATCAGAATAGCTCTCAGAGTGTGTATGGAAATACAGGACTGAGCAGTAACACCGGGTAAGTGtctgtttcatttttttgtgcTAGGGCCACTTATTGCGTACATTTTACGGTTCACCTGGTAAGTTATCGTCTAATACTAAGCTAAGCACCTGCCCAACTCGGTAAGCATCAAAAGAGAGCAATCAGTAAGTGGATGAATTGGTTCACATATGTTTAATGACGATACAGAGAGATCTCGCATCGTGTCCTGAGCAGGTTTTAGAAGTTTTGGAAAAAGGGTGGTGTAACTTTTAAAGAGAATTTGCAGCGGACGGGGCTGAGGGATGACCACTAGCTTTCGCGTAAGGAGGCCCCAGTTGACGTAGACCAATGTTCATAATAAGGCTTCCGCTTCCAACGACATCTTACAAGTTTGTCTGAAAGTGAACCTTGGCGTTACCACAAAAGGTGtaattatgccaaatggcttttataCCATATGTCCAAacaaccattatgccaaatgatcACTTGTTCTCAGATATTTGATGACAAGGGACCATTATGCCATGTGGCCTTTTGTCAAACGACTTTGTACCGTAAGTCATACTTCCGATTTAATTCTTCCATAAACTGGAGAGCAAAGAAAAttcgcaaaacaaaaattatagttcGATTGGAGTCACGttgcgatttttttatttgtaaaatttacttagcatttctgcaaaaaaaaagtttatattggTTGCTCTCACATATTCAACACTATGTACAGTAAGGACAGTAAGCATAAGTAATATGATTAAAAATGGATTCTTATAGACCTGATAACTAAATATGATTGCATGAATTTGTTACTGCCGAAAGGTAACCGCTAAcctgttttatttgatttgtttttttttctttcgctaATACCCAACATGATTTATCTCATATGTCACCTGTGCAAATGATGAAtcctgtttacaaaatacaAACTGGCCCATTCCCTTACGATATGATGCATACGAAATTCAATCACACCATCATCATCCATCGTTAACGACGACTTGCGAAAACTACGGTTCGTTCCTTCTGTGTGTTTGTATATGTTACTACAACAACCCTTACATTGGTCGTAATTGGCACATACTCGTCACAACCCAAGGTATTCTGGAAACACTAGCACCTCGTCCGGGCAGTTTAGTAACTTTAGCAGTTCGAAGCTAAAGGACACGCCTGTTTCAACTCAATTCGAGAGGtaagtttggaaatttttggctgtttgttttcgatgttgTTTACTTGCTGTATTCTCTAccatttttggatcaaattataACAGGTGAActgattgaagttttctttcCAGCGTGGCATCCAGTACGGTTtccaacaataacaacaacaccgCCAACAACAGTGTTTCGAGCTCGTCCTCTTCCCTGCCAAATAGCTCCGTGGTATCCACGACAAGTATAAGTTCACCATCACTTGGTTTAACGAATACTAAAGTGAGCACAAATTCCACAGCTAAAAGCAGCAGTAGCAGTAGCGGAACCGGCGTGGTGCCCAACATACCGATGGTCAGTCCGTACATCCAGCCCGGGGTGCCGTTCTACCAACAACCGGTGTATTCGTACGAAGATCTGCAAATGATTCAGCAGCGTATGTCACATGTGCCTGGATACTACGATATGAACTACCAGACACCGACGAGTCTCGGTGCGGCCGGGGTACGCGACGCTAACCTAGGTTCCGTCGCGTACTCGACCATGTCCGATGGTCGGTTCACTCGGACCGACAACAACTCGTCTCCTGTTAGTAATGTTCCAAGTACCATGTCTCAGCAAACAGGGTCTGGTGGTCCTATGTTGAACCTGCCATACGCTTATTTTTACGGCGGTAATATGATGCCCGGCGGATTCCAATATGGCACCCCAGCAATTTATCCTGTTAGTAGTTAGCTTTGATTATTAGTATTCGATCGTAGATTTTTGACTTGTTGTCTTTTTTGCATGTACTTCTACCTCACTCAAACCTCAAAACACACACACATTCATCAATGCcacaaataaaaaccaaaatcttCAACAAACCTCTGTATAGCAACAAATGGCGACGAATGCAACATCGGGAGGACAATTTCAGAAACCGGCATACAACAGTGGCTACGGAACTAGCGGGTACGACACGCTAAGTCAGACTGGACAGGACTTCAACAAGAATCCCTATCCGTCGTCCGGCGTTGGGCAACAGTCCAAGGGACAGACTGTATCCAATCAACAGTCCACAGGAGGAAGTGGCTCTGATATTGCGCCTTCGATGTATGGCAAAAGCCATGTTGCGCTAAACAAAGTCAATGTAAGGGTTTGATTCCAGCACTTCATCCTTGcccaaccagcagcagcaactgTTGCGTTGCGCATTCGGTACTGGATTCAATGTCGTTACCAATCTCCTACCATTTGTATTATAGTAAACTAAAAGAACCAAATCGctcatttattttcttttttcttttagtCTTACGAGAAACAATCGTTTCATTCAAACACTCCGCCACCGTATAACATAGCTGGCACGCAGAATGCTGGAGCAACGTCCGGCCAGCCCTACGGACAGCATCTCTATATTCCGACGATGCCAACACACCACAACATCAACAACATGCATCAGGTTATGCACCAGGTAGGAACAAAAATGTCTCTATAGTACTAAAAGCTAGAACCTGGGATTTCGTTAAATATTGTTTTGTCCAATGAACAAACAACAAAAAGGACTAACTCAAGTTAGATGTTTGTGTGTATGCTACGAATTTACTTCTAGATTTTGCCATTTGGTCAAGCGTTAAGATAAACTCCGAAATTCGTTGCGCACACACAGCTTCGAGATCAGCTCTCTTTTGCATGTGAATAAGTTTGTGACAATGATTCTGTACAGtttataatttcttttctttcttttattttcattctcaaCCAATTTTAAACATCTCGATTCCATTACTACACATTCATAACGTACTATTATTTCGGTTGAATCTAAccctcaaaacaaaaaaaacctaactCACCCTTTCACACCATGTAATACCGTTCATCATCATGATCCGCCatccataaataaaaaaaaattaaacccatGCACACGACCGATCCCCCGATCGTTCTTAAAATCGGGTAAATATTCGATCGACCCCGCCTTTGTTGCGATCCACAACATCCGTACGGCGGTGCTGGTGATCTTGTGTCTCCCGGTCAAC
This sequence is a window from Uranotaenia lowii strain MFRU-FL chromosome 3, ASM2978415v1, whole genome shotgun sequence. Protein-coding genes within it:
- the LOC129751672 gene encoding protein lingerer isoform X4, which codes for MSTQTRSGGGGGGRNKSKANKENKENAGTDDPQQQKAINASNNSGGGVEKQKQKGTDKSGSKNDSIDAKDKQHQQTGTNAIKTKQPTAEQIRIAQITDIKSGMDDPKIQEKIQKVMETTQRSEEDVCCALQECDNDMDRAVNFLMEILPVGAFATTCKKKKTKSQNKDQNDAGTGDGDWDNAGSNAGSGLGGSANVDPRDRRGARGGNSQRSGGGGGPGSGRGGRGNLRDGDRGGPRGPRGRDGDRGGPGRGSYGGGSRGGRGGGPRVGTRGPGSRDQNRAPRIDHQEIDAWDPVSSCNANDLNKPEESSAFADTWGDWDNEEYTGSLSDTKVFTPSSQAAGAPQTLQQQQPPQPGASTLSSQSQPSSQSQQQVQPQPSQPVVTPASGSTSVTNPTELSAPPGLEQQILNPPQPKETDLVQQYSTTVVSSTATAAAAASNTVQYADLHSAPSVATQHLRQALDMPQINSSSSLSAEQSQYFNTLSSQNSNLQTSGVNSYQPSSVQYPTTYGSSNSFTDPVTSSQQAPAVRRQRARVPPPSKIPSSAVEMPGDNLNSIGFLDVQFGGLDFGTDDTLDTVLVTDKFNANSLEQNSSASVQPASVVQPTQPEVSDFQSKSSVVNNLQPKPNLSTSLQSSQILPGPADSLSATQSDSLSNSYSQRSSSTVVPSSVSTGVNVNSINSTSSTLEQLTKTDPYSQSTGANAGPGGYQNVSYSTSSQANKTSYPSSAAPQGYNNSNYSSSQVSTNTYPAATNNYSSYNQSGVNSFQQPSSNVSNTVVPNNNSTSSVGVSTVNQSNPNLPVNNNNVSNNSSNTNTGYLSSQYPVSQTSSAFPSQQSYQNSSQSVYGNTGLSSNTGYSGNTSTSSGQFSNFSSSKLKDTPVSTQFESFLSSVASSTVSNNNNNTANNSVSSSSSSLPNSSVVSTTTKSSSSSSGTGVVPNIPMVSPYIQPGVPFYQQPVYSYEDLQMIQQRMSHVPGYYDMNYQTPTSLGAAGVRDANLGSVAYSTMSDGRFTRTDNNSSPVSNVPSTMSQQTGSGGPMLNLPYAYFYGGNMMPGGFQYGTPAIYPQQMATNATSGGQFQKPAYNSGYGTSGYDTLSQTGQDFNKNPYPSSGVGQQSKGQTVSNQQSTGGSGSDIAPSMYGKSHVALNKVNSYEKQSFHSNTPPPYNIAGTQNAGATSGQPYGQHLYIPTMPTHHNINNMHQVMHQMDNRSYNSGSGVMRDSNSSGQRPQSNSQGKTATKQGYSPSTYWTGQN
- the LOC129751672 gene encoding protein lingerer isoform X9, with product MSTQTRSGGGGGGRNKSKANKENKENAGTDDPQQQKAINASNNSGGGVEKQKQKGTDKSGSKNDSIDAKDKQHQQTGTNAIKTKQPTAEQIRIAQITDIKSGMDDPKIQEKIQKVMETTQRSEEDVCCALQECDNDMDRAVNFLMEILPVGAFATTCKKKKTKSQNKDQNDAGTGDGDWDNAGSNAGSGLGGSANVDPRDRRGARGGNSQRSGGGGGPGSGRGGRGNLRDGDRGGPRGPRGRDGDRGGPGRGSYGGGSRGGRGGGPRVGTRGPGSRDQNRAPRIDHQEIDAWDPVSSCNANDLNKPEESSAFADTWGDWDNEEYTGSLSDTKVFTPSSQAAGAPQTLQQQQPPQPGASTLSSQSQPSSQSQQQVQPQPSQPVVTPASGSTSVTNPTELSAPPGLEQQILNPPQPKETDLVQQYSTTVVSSTATAAAAASNTVQYADLHSAPSVATQHLRQALDMPQINSSSSLSAEQSQYFNTLSSQNSNLQTSGVNSYQPSSVQYPTTYGSSNSFTDPVTSSQQAPAVRRQRARVPPPSKIPSSAVEMPGDNLNSIGFLDVQFGGLDFGTDDTLDTVLVTDKFNANSLEQNSSASVQPASVVQPTQPEVSDFQSKSSVVNNLQPKPNLSTSLQSSQILPGPADSLSATQSDSLSNSYSQRSSSTVVPSSVSTGVNVNSINSTSSTLEQLTKTDPYSQSTGANAGPGGYQNVSYSTSSQANKTSYPSSAAPQGYNNSNYSSSQVSTNTYPAATNNYSSYNQSGVNSFQQPSSNVSNTVVPNNNSTSSVGVSTVNQSNPNLPVNNNNVSNNSSNTNTGYLSSQYPVSQTSSAFPSQQSYQNSSQSVYGNTGLSSNTGVASSTVSNNNNNTANNSVSSSSSSLPNSSVVSTTTKSSSSSSGTGVVPNIPMVSPYIQPGVPFYQQPVYSYEDLQMIQQRMSHVPGYYDMNYQTPTSLGAAGVRDANLGSVAYSTMSDGRFTRTDNNSSPVSNVPSTMSQQTGSGGPMLNLPYAYFYGGNMMPGGFQYGTPAIYPQQMATNATSGGQFQKPAYNSGYGTSGYDTLSQTGQDFNKNPYPSSGVGQQSKGQTVSNQQSTGGSGSDIAPSMYGKSHVALNKVNSYEKQSFHSNTPPPYNIAGTQNAGATSGQPYGQHLYIPTMPTHHNINNMHQVMHQMDNRSYNSGSGVMRDSNSSGQRPQSNSQGKTATKQGYSPSTYWTGQN
- the LOC129751672 gene encoding protein lingerer isoform X10, with translation MSTQTRSGGGGGGRNKSKANKENKENAGTDDPQQQKAINASNNSGGGVEKQKQKGTDKSGSKNDSIDAKDKQHQQTGTNAIKTKQPTAEQIRIAQITDIKSGMDDPKIQEKIQKVMETTQRSEEDVCCALQECDNDMDRAVNFLMEILPVGAFATTCKKKKTKSQNKDQNDAGTGDGDWDNAGSNAGSGLGGSANVDPRDRRGARGGNSQRSGGGGGPGSGRGGRGNLRDGDRGGPRGPRGRDGDRGGPGRGSYGGGSRGGRGGGPRVGTRGPGSRDQNRAPRIDHQEIDAWDPVSSCNANDLNKPEESSAFADTWGDWDNEEYTGSLSDTKVFTPSSQAAGAPQTLQQQQPPQPGASTLSSQSQPSSQSQQQVQPQPSQPVVTPASGSTSVTNPTELSAPPGLEQQILNPPQPKETDLVQQYSTTVVSSTATAAAAASNTVQYADLHSAPSVATQHLRQALDMPQINSSSSLSAEQSQYFNTLSSQNSNLQTSGVNSYQPSSVQYPTTYGSSNSFTDPVTSSQQAPAVRRQRARVPPPSKIPSSAVEMPGDNLNSIGFLDVQFGGLDFGTDDTLDTVLVTDKFNANSLEQNSSASVQPASVVQPTQPEVSDFQSKSSVVNNLQPKPNLSTSLQSSQILPGPADSLSATQSDSLSNSYSQRSSSTVVPSSVSTGVNVNSINSTSSTLEQLTKTDPYSQSTGANAGPGGYQNVSYSTSSQANKTSYPSSAAPQGYNNSNYSSSQVSTNTYPAATNNYSSYNQSGVNSFQQPSSNVSNTVVPNNNSTSSVGVSTVNQSNPNLPVNNNNVSNNSSNTNTGYLSSQYPVSQTSSAFPSQQSYQNSSQSVYGNTGLSSNTGVASSTVSNNNNNTANNSVSSSSSSLPNSSVVSTTTKSSSSSSGTGVVPNIPMVSPYIQPGVPFYQQPVYSYEDLQMIQQRMSHVPGYYDMNYQTPTSLGAAGVRDANLGSVAYSTMSDGRFTRTDNNSSPVSNVPSTMSQQTGSGGPMLNLPYAYFYGGNMMPGGFQYGTPAIYPQQMATNATSGGQFQKPAYNSGYGTSGYDTLSQTGQDFNKNPYPSSGVGQQSKGQTVSNQQSTGGSGSDIAPSMYGKSHVALNKVNSYEKQSFHSNTPPPYNIAGTQNAGATSGQPYGQHLYIPTMPTHHNINNMHQVMHQDSNSSGQRPQSNSQGKTATKQGYSPSTYWTGQN